One window from the genome of Nicotiana tomentosiformis chromosome 5, ASM39032v3, whole genome shotgun sequence encodes:
- the LOC138893118 gene encoding uncharacterized protein codes for MADALSRKVVSMSMLAYIPIGERLLVVDVQTLANQFMRLDVPEPSRVLACTVARSSLYERMRGRQCDDPHLLDLKDIVRHGDAKQVVMGEDRVLQMQGRICVPNVDGLRESI; via the coding sequence atggccgatgctttgagtagaaaggttgtgagtatgagCATGCTTGCTtatattccgattggtgagagACTATTAGTTGTAGATGTccaaactttggctaatcagttcatgaggttagatgttccAGAGCCAAGTCGGgttttagcttgcacagtcgctcggtcttctttatatgagcgcatgaGAGGGCGGCAgtgtgatgatcctcatttacttgacCTCAAGGACATagtgcgacacggtgatgccaaacaggttgttatgGGGGAAGATAGAGTACTacaaatgcagggtcgtatttgtgtgcctaatgtggatgggcttcgtgaatcaATCTAG